From the Micropterus dolomieu isolate WLL.071019.BEF.003 ecotype Adirondacks unplaced genomic scaffold, ASM2129224v1 scaffold_265, whole genome shotgun sequence genome, the window GACTGGAAAAtaggtattgtaaaaatatcaTCATATCAAAAACATCTGCAGGTTTCAGTAACTGCTTACAGTACTGTATTCTATGCACTATCAGCACTTCTGTTACCTTTTCCTGTGAAATTACTGTActattgtttactgtttttatttttctacatagGATTGAGGGTCAGGAACGACAAGGGGGAAGGCCTCCTATGTTCACAGAACAGCAAGAGCGGGAGATAGTAAACATGGTTTTGGCCAACAATGCTATAACACTCAATCAGCTCCAAGCTAACATTGTCAATAACCACGGCTGTTTCAACGATATCCATCAGGTCTCAACATCAACACTGGCACgcatcctaaaaaaaaaacatattcaaatgAAGCAAATTTATCGAGTGCCTTTCGAGCGCAATTCCGAAAGGGTGAAACGACTGCGGCATGATTATGCAGAGGTATGTATTCACTTTAGCAGTGTGATCTTGCATACTGACTTATAatcttttactgtactgtaatatgTATACTAGATCTACACTGAACTACACAATTTTGCCTGACACTGTTCTTCAGAGAGTTTTACAAATGGATGGAGAGGAGATCCAGCATGAGTTCATTTACGTAGATGAGGCTGGGTTCAACCTGACGAGAACACGAAGGAGGGGAAGAAACATCATTGGCCACAGGGCTATAGTCAATGTCCCAGGGCAACGTTGGGGTAATATATCACTCTGTGCAGCCATTACACAGAATGGGGTCCTCCACTGCCATGCCCATATGGGCCCTTACAACACAGCACTCATACTTACATTCTTGGACCAATTGCAGAacataacagcagcaaatcAAATCGATCATATGCAATACATTGTTGTCTGGGACATTGTGTCTTTCCACCGCTCTGCTCTGGTTCCTAACTGGTTTCAGCAACATCCACATTTCACCGTCCTATATCTTCCACCATACTCTCCATTCCTCAACCCTATAGAAGAGTTTTTCTCGGCATGGCGGTGGAAGGCATATGATCTCCGTCTCCAGGCTGAGGTACCCCTCATCCAAGCCACGGAGGAGGCCTGTGACCAGATGGAGGTAGCAGCAATGCAAGGATGGATTCGTCATTCAAGACGTTTCTTGACAACATTGCCTGCGATGTTGATGAAATTCTCTGGCCAGATCCAGCTAGGCGAAGAGACAGTCtagtttttgggtttttttttttttacagtaaacttACAGTACAATACgtaaagtgacattttgttaCAGTATTCTGAATCTCCATGTCAACATTTTGGGCGTGTtgagaaataaatgagtttCTTCAGTCTGCAACATTGGTCTTGTGTAGTGTTTGGtgaatttacattatatttgtgCTTTGTTGATGGTAGCCTACTCTAATCATAGGGAAGTAGAAGTGCTAAAAGTGTTTTAGGTTTATCACAGCAGAGTGTAACTCGTGCAAACAGAGTATAGTAATGTGAAACGTGTGTGTTTCATATGGTAACAAAGTGTGGTTGTCAAACAGAAGAGTATAGTTTTTACAAGAGTGTTTAATTATGCAAAGGATCTGTAGTGTTTTGCTATTTGGGTGTGTGGTTGTGctaattgtgtgtagtgttttgaaaacacGGGCCCTGTTTTGAAAATCGTGCTTAAGCAAtccaaaaaaactgtaaacatattaagcatttctgtttaataatcGGTTTCAGTGTTGCTCTACACTTTACACAGCAAATTTTAGGCCTCAAGAACTTGTGAAAGCTTTTCTCACAGTTCTTTTTGCCTGTTATCTTTACACACTGGATTTATTTTTGCTGGAACAGCTTGTATCTCTGAAGcatttaattcatttgtgaaatcat encodes:
- the LOC123967322 gene encoding uncharacterized protein LOC123967322, whose translation is MFTEQQEREIVNMVLANNAITLNQLQANIVNNHGCFNDIHQVSTSTLARILKKKHIQMKQIYRVPFERNSERVKRLRHDYAERVLQMDGEEIQHEFIYVDEAGFNLTRTRRRGRNIIGHRAIVNVPGQRWGNISLCAAITQNGVLHCHAHMGPYNTALILTFLDQLQNITAANQIDHMQYIVVWDIVSFHRSALVPNWFQQHPHFTVLYLPPYSPFLNPIEEFFSAWRWKAYDLRLQAEVPLIQATEEACDQMEVAAMQGWIRHSRRFLTTLPAMLMKFSGQIQLGEETV